In Meiothermus ruber DSM 1279, the following proteins share a genomic window:
- the ilvA gene encoding threonine ammonia-lyase codes for MAVRFEDIQAARAVIRKVIASTPTLPDPLTSDELGARVFVKAECLQRGGSFKIRGAYHKIAALTPEEKARGVIAPSAGNHAQGVALAASLQGIRSTIVMPQHAPLTKVVATRRLGAEVVLHGASFDDAVAHAHELQEQHGYTYVHAFNDEKIIAGQGTIGLELLEALPDLDVLVVPIGGGGLIGGIALAVKHLRPQVQIVGVQAAGCAPVNPSLRAGHPVSVPVAQTIADGIAVKRPGELTLPLIQQYVDQVLEVTDDEIARGIVHCAQHLKLVVEGAGAAGMGAILAGKVPVRPGQTVATVLCGGNIDGNLLSRVIEQVMVRQGRYLLLKLAVVDRPGALARVVDHVAAAGANIIDIFHRRALWLAPLGKVGVELVLEVRDAEHGKEVMARLEQAGYHPERERVGEWPD; via the coding sequence ATGGCAGTTCGCTTTGAAGACATCCAGGCCGCCCGTGCGGTCATTCGCAAGGTTATCGCCTCCACGCCCACCCTACCCGACCCGCTTACCTCCGACGAGCTGGGGGCGCGGGTCTTTGTCAAGGCGGAGTGTTTGCAGCGCGGCGGCTCCTTCAAGATTCGCGGAGCCTATCACAAAATTGCCGCCCTCACCCCCGAGGAAAAGGCCCGTGGGGTGATCGCCCCTTCAGCGGGCAACCACGCCCAGGGGGTGGCGTTGGCGGCCTCGCTCCAGGGCATCCGCTCCACCATTGTGATGCCCCAGCACGCCCCCCTCACCAAGGTGGTGGCGACCCGCCGCCTGGGGGCTGAGGTGGTGCTCCACGGGGCCAGCTTCGACGACGCGGTGGCCCATGCCCACGAGCTTCAAGAGCAGCACGGCTACACCTATGTGCACGCCTTCAACGATGAAAAAATTATCGCTGGACAGGGCACCATCGGCCTCGAGCTGCTCGAGGCCCTGCCCGACCTGGACGTGCTGGTGGTGCCCATCGGTGGGGGTGGGCTGATTGGGGGGATCGCCCTGGCAGTCAAGCACCTGCGCCCGCAAGTCCAGATCGTGGGGGTGCAGGCGGCGGGCTGTGCGCCGGTCAACCCCTCGCTCAGAGCCGGGCATCCGGTGAGCGTGCCGGTGGCCCAGACCATCGCCGACGGCATTGCGGTCAAACGTCCAGGCGAGCTAACCCTCCCCCTCATCCAGCAGTACGTAGACCAGGTGCTCGAGGTCACCGACGACGAGATCGCCCGCGGCATCGTGCACTGCGCCCAGCATCTCAAGCTGGTGGTGGAAGGGGCCGGGGCTGCCGGGATGGGGGCCATCCTGGCCGGCAAGGTGCCGGTGCGGCCCGGTCAGACCGTCGCCACGGTGCTGTGCGGAGGCAACATCGACGGCAACCTGCTTTCCCGGGTAATCGAGCAGGTGATGGTGCGGCAGGGCCGCTACCTGTTGCTCAAGCTGGCGGTGGTGGATCGTCCGGGGGCGCTGGCGCGGGTGGTGGATCACGTAGCAGCCGCCGGGGCCAACATCATTGATATCTTCCACCGCCGAGCCCTCTGGCTGGCCCCGCTGGGCAAGGTGGGGGTAGAGCTGGTGCTGGAGGTGCGCGACGCCGAGCACGGTAAAGAGGTGATGGCGAGGCTCGAGCAGGCCGGCTACCACCCCGAGCGGGAACGGGTGGGGGAGTGGCCGGATTAA
- a CDS encoding CYTH domain-containing protein, with the protein MGREIERKFLVRSPEWKTGAAGVLYRQGYLCRQEARTVRVRIAGGQAYLTIKGQAQGVTRLEYEYPIPLAEAQELLEHLCLKPLIEKTRYCIEFRGRVWEVDEFAGENQGLVVAEVELESPDQPLELPDWVGEEVTHDPRYLNASLVEHPFSRWGQRPLPGL; encoded by the coding sequence ATGGGCCGGGAGATTGAGCGTAAATTCCTGGTGCGTTCGCCGGAGTGGAAAACCGGCGCGGCGGGCGTGCTGTACCGCCAGGGCTACCTGTGCCGCCAGGAGGCCCGCACTGTGCGGGTGCGTATAGCCGGCGGGCAGGCCTACCTGACCATCAAGGGCCAGGCCCAGGGGGTGACCCGCCTTGAGTACGAGTACCCCATCCCGCTGGCCGAGGCCCAGGAGCTGTTGGAGCACCTTTGCCTGAAGCCCCTGATCGAGAAAACCCGTTACTGCATCGAATTTCGGGGGCGGGTCTGGGAGGTGGACGAGTTCGCCGGGGAGAACCAGGGGTTGGTGGTGGCCGAGGTAGAGCTCGAGTCGCCCGACCAGCCCCTCGAGCTGCCCGACTGGGTGGGGGAGGAGGTAACCCACGACCCCCGCTACCTCAACGCCAGCCTGGTGGAGCATCCGTTCTCGAGGTGGGGGCAGCGGCCTTTACCGGGCTTGTGA
- the bshA gene encoding N-acetyl-alpha-D-glucosaminyl L-malate synthase BshA has translation MNIAILCHASAGGSGVVATELALALAGLGHNVHLVATERPFRLTEERLNQLGLSSNLRSMGQNPVGGLGRIFQASKQSVARWLGLLKKPLRAGSLNFHQVLSADYPLFQEPLTPLTAANSIAELIERFKIDLVHAHYAIPHATSAILAREMGLEIKVVTTLHGTDVTLVGREPAFAKTTQHAVRSSDAVTAVSRALAEEARAQLGVEREIEVIYNWVDPERFQPNKDPAYRARFAQPEEAIVLHVSNFRAVKRPLDALRVFAGILEQMPARMLMIGDGPLRQECMELADELEIAGRVQFLESTPSIEKFMSVADLLLVPSEQESFGLVALEAMASGVPVVASRVGGLPELIEEGKTGFLRPMGDIPAMLEASLEILTNRARRRAMGEAARARAIEHFRPEVVLPRYLEVYERTLERNLADA, from the coding sequence ATGAACATTGCAATTCTTTGTCACGCCAGCGCAGGGGGTTCGGGTGTGGTGGCGACCGAGCTGGCCCTGGCCTTGGCCGGGCTGGGGCATAACGTGCATCTGGTGGCTACCGAACGGCCCTTCCGCCTGACTGAAGAACGCCTCAACCAGCTCGGCCTGAGCAGCAACCTGCGCTCGATGGGCCAGAACCCGGTGGGTGGGCTGGGCCGCATTTTTCAGGCCTCCAAACAGAGCGTTGCCCGCTGGCTGGGTCTTCTCAAAAAGCCGTTGCGGGCTGGCTCCCTTAACTTCCATCAGGTGCTGAGCGCCGACTACCCCTTGTTCCAGGAGCCGCTCACCCCCCTGACGGCGGCTAACTCTATTGCCGAGCTCATCGAACGCTTCAAAATCGATCTGGTGCACGCCCACTACGCTATTCCACATGCGACGAGCGCTATTCTGGCCCGTGAGATGGGGCTGGAGATCAAGGTGGTTACCACCCTGCACGGTACCGATGTCACCCTGGTGGGGCGTGAGCCGGCTTTTGCCAAGACCACCCAGCACGCGGTGCGCAGCTCGGACGCAGTAACGGCGGTCTCCCGCGCGCTGGCTGAGGAGGCCCGCGCCCAGTTGGGGGTGGAGCGCGAGATTGAGGTGATCTACAACTGGGTGGATCCGGAGCGCTTCCAGCCCAACAAAGACCCGGCCTACCGGGCCCGCTTTGCCCAGCCCGAGGAGGCCATCGTGCTGCATGTTTCCAACTTTCGCGCAGTTAAGCGGCCTTTGGATGCGCTGCGGGTGTTTGCTGGCATCCTCGAGCAGATGCCGGCCCGTATGTTGATGATCGGGGATGGACCGCTGCGCCAGGAGTGCATGGAGCTGGCCGACGAGCTGGAGATCGCCGGACGGGTGCAGTTTTTGGAATCCACGCCCAGCATCGAGAAGTTCATGAGTGTGGCCGATCTTTTGCTGGTGCCTTCTGAGCAGGAATCCTTCGGTCTGGTGGCCCTGGAAGCCATGGCTAGTGGGGTGCCGGTGGTGGCCAGCCGGGTGGGCGGGCTGCCCGAGCTGATTGAAGAGGGTAAAACCGGTTTCCTGCGGCCTATGGGGGATATACCGGCGATGCTCGAGGCCAGCCTGGAAATCCTTACCAACCGAGCCCGCCGCCGCGCTATGGGCGAGGCGGCCCGTGCACGGGCCATCGAGCACTTCCGACCCGAGGTGGTGCTGCCCCGGTACCTCGAGGTCTACGAGCGAACCCTCGAGCGGAACCTGGCCGATGCCTGA
- the treS gene encoding maltose alpha-D-glucosyltransferase, which produces MDPLWYKDAVIYQLHVRSFYDANDDGYGDFEGLRQKLPYLEALGVNTLWLMPFFQSPLRDDGYDISDYYQILPVHGSLEDFKRFLDEAHEMGLRVIVELVLNHTSIDHPWFQEARKPGSPMRDWYVWSDTPEKYKGVRVIFQDFETSNWTFDPVAGAYYWHRFYHHQPDLNWDNPEVEKAMQEVMFFWADLGVDGFRLDAIPYLYEREGTSCENLPETIAAVKRLRAALEKRYGPGKILLAEANMWPEETLPYFGEGDGVHMAYNFPLMPRIFMALRREDRRPIEAMLQETEGIPESAQWALFLRNHDELTLEKVTEEEREFLWEIYAPDPRFRINLGIRRRLMPLLGGDRRRYELLQALLLTLKGSPILYYGDEIGMGDNPFLGDRNGVRTPMQWYADRNAGFSRAPYHRLFLPPVSEGPYSYHFVNVEAQQDNPHSLLNFNRRLLALRKRYAQVFGQGTLTLLPVENRRILAYLRTYGEERLLVVANLSRYTQAFHLPLEAFQGLVPIELFSQNPFPPVTQPLYPMTLGPHGFTLFALALPETIRVSAPDWAEEVTPEMLPQVPMEEGLESLFVETMADERARAAFLKALVQWLGERSWLALKPQRGELYDALRFQKTSPLYLTLLQLEHHGRTLVFLPLAWDAEERESSGAFARTRPREGYLYELSQDAGFYALLLRRLKEGFQGRSLKAYYRGEHRGPVPEELTLLRPGLAAGDGVWLQLGLVQDGGLNRTLETLPRLDLPWILPPEGQLVWERGRERRVLALTGPLPEGKPQEAFALVQTLAAEGLARLRGQRLEEGGAGLLVEALRELESLARLLGVRLALLHQRLKQVEGEGEGVPLLGRGLGAFLEVSGELYLLALGPRGWGSPLEDLARMAYDLERAVELAWESLGEEEEGMSQAVGAFVVEALLGAYQDTVPEPLDLEAWPGVMASWAEVQLQREERSIRLRILRRWKERAASP; this is translated from the coding sequence GTGGATCCTCTTTGGTACAAGGACGCAGTCATCTACCAGCTCCACGTCCGCTCCTTCTACGATGCCAACGACGACGGCTACGGGGACTTTGAGGGCCTAAGGCAGAAGCTCCCCTACCTCGAGGCCCTCGGGGTGAACACCCTGTGGCTCATGCCCTTCTTCCAATCTCCCTTACGGGACGACGGGTACGACATCTCCGACTACTACCAGATCCTCCCGGTACACGGAAGCCTGGAGGACTTCAAGCGCTTTTTGGACGAGGCCCACGAGATGGGGCTCAGGGTCATCGTGGAGCTGGTGCTGAACCACACCTCCATAGACCACCCCTGGTTCCAGGAAGCCCGCAAACCCGGAAGCCCCATGCGGGACTGGTACGTCTGGAGCGACACCCCGGAGAAGTATAAGGGGGTGCGGGTCATCTTCCAGGACTTTGAAACCTCCAACTGGACCTTTGACCCCGTGGCCGGGGCCTACTACTGGCACCGCTTCTACCACCACCAGCCGGATCTCAACTGGGACAACCCCGAGGTGGAAAAGGCCATGCAGGAGGTGATGTTCTTCTGGGCTGACCTGGGGGTGGACGGCTTCCGGCTGGACGCCATCCCTTACCTGTACGAGCGGGAGGGCACCTCCTGCGAGAACCTCCCGGAGACCATCGCCGCGGTAAAGCGCCTGCGGGCCGCCCTGGAGAAGCGCTACGGCCCGGGAAAAATCCTCCTGGCGGAGGCCAACATGTGGCCGGAAGAAACCCTCCCCTACTTCGGGGAAGGAGACGGGGTTCACATGGCCTACAACTTCCCCCTTATGCCCCGCATCTTCATGGCCCTGCGCCGGGAGGATCGGCGGCCCATTGAGGCCATGCTCCAGGAAACGGAGGGCATCCCCGAAAGCGCCCAGTGGGCGCTTTTCCTCCGCAACCACGACGAGCTCACCCTGGAAAAGGTAACGGAAGAGGAGCGGGAGTTCCTCTGGGAGATCTACGCCCCCGATCCCCGCTTCCGCATCAACCTGGGCATCCGCCGCCGCCTAATGCCCCTTCTTGGGGGAGATCGCCGACGCTACGAGCTGCTGCAGGCCCTGCTCCTCACCCTTAAGGGCTCCCCCATCCTCTACTACGGGGACGAAATCGGCATGGGGGACAACCCCTTCCTAGGGGACCGCAACGGGGTGCGCACCCCCATGCAGTGGTACGCCGACCGCAACGCCGGGTTCTCCCGGGCACCCTACCACCGGCTCTTCCTGCCCCCGGTCAGCGAAGGGCCTTACAGCTACCACTTCGTCAACGTGGAAGCCCAGCAGGATAACCCCCACTCCCTGCTCAACTTTAACCGGCGGCTTTTGGCCCTGAGGAAGCGGTACGCCCAGGTCTTCGGCCAGGGGACGCTCACCCTCTTACCCGTGGAAAACCGGCGGATCCTGGCCTACCTCCGCACCTACGGAGAAGAACGCCTTTTAGTTGTGGCCAACCTCAGCCGCTACACCCAAGCCTTCCACCTCCCCTTGGAGGCGTTCCAGGGCTTAGTGCCCATAGAGCTCTTTTCCCAAAACCCCTTCCCCCCGGTAACCCAGCCCCTTTACCCCATGACCCTGGGCCCTCACGGCTTCACCCTTTTCGCCCTCGCCCTTCCGGAAACCATCCGCGTCTCTGCCCCGGATTGGGCCGAAGAGGTCACCCCCGAAATGCTCCCCCAGGTTCCCATGGAGGAAGGCCTCGAGTCCCTCTTCGTGGAGACCATGGCGGACGAAAGGGCCAGGGCTGCCTTCCTAAAGGCCCTGGTTCAGTGGCTGGGGGAGCGAAGCTGGTTGGCCCTGAAACCCCAGCGGGGGGAGCTTTACGATGCTTTGCGGTTCCAGAAAACGTCCCCCCTCTACCTCACCCTCCTCCAGCTGGAACACCACGGCCGCACCCTGGTCTTCCTCCCCCTGGCCTGGGACGCCGAGGAACGCGAGAGCTCGGGGGCCTTCGCCCGCACCCGGCCTCGAGAGGGCTACCTCTACGAGCTCTCCCAAGACGCGGGGTTTTACGCCCTCCTGCTCCGCCGGCTCAAGGAGGGCTTCCAGGGCAGGAGCCTTAAGGCCTACTACCGAGGGGAGCACCGGGGGCCCGTCCCCGAGGAGCTCACCCTGCTGCGGCCCGGCCTGGCCGCGGGCGATGGGGTCTGGCTCCAGCTGGGGCTGGTTCAGGACGGGGGGCTGAACCGCACCCTCGAGACCCTGCCCCGGCTGGATCTGCCTTGGATCCTGCCCCCAGAGGGGCAGCTGGTTTGGGAACGCGGGAGGGAACGCCGGGTCCTGGCCCTCACGGGACCCCTCCCGGAAGGAAAGCCGCAGGAGGCTTTCGCCCTGGTCCAGACCCTAGCCGCCGAGGGTCTGGCCCGCCTGCGGGGGCAGCGCCTCGAGGAGGGAGGGGCTGGGCTTCTGGTGGAAGCCCTAAGGGAGCTGGAAAGCCTGGCCCGGCTCCTTGGAGTCCGCCTGGCCCTCCTGCACCAGCGCCTTAAGCAGGTGGAGGGGGAGGGGGAAGGGGTGCCCCTGCTGGGGCGGGGCCTGGGGGCTTTTCTGGAGGTCTCGGGGGAGCTTTACCTCCTGGCCCTGGGGCCCCGGGGCTGGGGAAGCCCCCTGGAGGACCTGGCGCGGATGGCCTACGACTTGGAGCGGGCCGTGGAATTAGCCTGGGAGAGCTTGGGAGAAGAGGAGGAGGGCATGAGCCAGGCCGTGGGGGCGTTCGTGGTGGAGGCCCTGCTCGGCGCCTACCAGGACACCGTCCCGGAGCCCCTAGACCTAGAGGCTTGGCCGGGTGTCATGGCCTCCTGGGCCGAGGTTCAGCTCCAGCGGGAGGAACGATCCATCCGCCTGCGCATCCTCCGCCGGTGGAAGGAACGGGCCGCTAGCCCTTGA
- the otsB gene encoding trehalose-phosphatase: MRAENPVFFLDYDGTLAPIAPRPEEAFPYPEAPRVLEALRARFPVYVITGRRVRDLEALLPLSGLPVVGGHGAEEGILGGEVRSLLSVDLSPLRQRLLPCEGVQLEDKGFALAFHYRGARDQEGVKACLRRWLEEVKGLLQALDLEALWGKKVLEIKPKGAEKGRAVLRLLERHPGHTPVCIGDDATDETAFRALQGRGLTLKVGPGPTAAAGRLADVDEVLAYLKTYL; this comes from the coding sequence ATGAGGGCGGAAAACCCGGTGTTCTTCCTGGACTACGATGGGACGCTGGCCCCCATCGCCCCCAGGCCCGAGGAGGCCTTCCCTTACCCTGAGGCCCCCAGGGTGCTGGAGGCCTTGCGGGCCCGCTTCCCGGTCTACGTGATCACCGGGCGCCGGGTGCGGGATCTGGAGGCCCTCCTCCCCCTTTCCGGCCTCCCAGTGGTAGGAGGGCACGGGGCAGAGGAGGGCATCCTAGGAGGAGAAGTCCGCTCCCTGCTCTCTGTGGATCTCTCCCCCCTACGGCAACGCCTCCTCCCCTGCGAAGGGGTGCAGCTAGAGGACAAGGGCTTTGCCCTCGCGTTCCACTACCGGGGAGCCCGAGACCAAGAGGGAGTGAAAGCCTGCCTCCGGCGGTGGCTTGAAGAGGTGAAGGGGCTTCTCCAGGCCTTAGACCTCGAGGCCCTTTGGGGCAAGAAGGTTCTGGAGATCAAGCCTAAGGGGGCGGAGAAGGGCCGGGCGGTTCTCCGCCTGCTGGAGCGCCACCCCGGCCACACCCCCGTCTGCATCGGGGACGACGCCACGGACGAGACGGCCTTTCGCGCCCTTCAGGGCCGGGGCCTGACCCTTAAAGTGGGGCCCGGGCCCACCGCCGCGGCAGGGCGCCTGGCGGATGTGGACGAGGTTCTGGCCTACTTGAAAACTTACCTCTGA
- a CDS encoding alpha,alpha-trehalose-phosphate synthase (UDP-forming): MGLVIVANRAPFRLTPEGLAPAVGGLASALLPVLEARGGVWVAAREEGEKALTLRPRESAIRLVQVTLPQKEWQGFYGGFANRILWPLCHYFLEKVELKRDYFQDYVRANQRFASKVTELLQPEDVVFIQDYHLMLLPKLLRERVPNPIGFFFHIPWPSSGVFRVLPWGKALVEGLLGADLIGFHTSEYAENFLRTAAHYGFPIEGNRVRWGDRWIRVEVHPLGIDTARFRELVRDKRVQEHAQALKHLAGKRLILGVDRLDYTKGILERLLAYERFLRTHPHWRGKVTLFQIATPTRTSVAEYRELKRQVDEVVGRIMGSFLREDWIPLRYFYQAFPPEELVAFYLAADVALITPLRDGMNLVALEYAYTSEEGILILSNLAGAAEYLREALLVNPYDLEGIGAALDQALRTPKGARQERLQALWDRIDGLDVKRWAEGFLHSLAEGR; encoded by the coding sequence ATGGGACTGGTCATCGTGGCCAACCGAGCCCCTTTCCGCCTTACCCCAGAAGGCCTAGCCCCCGCGGTGGGCGGCCTGGCTTCCGCCCTCTTACCGGTTCTCGAGGCCCGGGGAGGCGTCTGGGTAGCCGCCCGGGAAGAAGGGGAAAAGGCCCTCACCCTAAGGCCCCGGGAAAGCGCCATCCGCTTGGTACAGGTCACCTTACCCCAAAAGGAGTGGCAGGGGTTTTACGGGGGGTTTGCCAACCGAATCCTCTGGCCCCTATGCCACTACTTCCTGGAGAAAGTTGAGCTTAAGCGGGACTACTTCCAAGACTACGTTCGGGCCAACCAACGCTTTGCCAGCAAGGTGACCGAACTGCTCCAACCCGAAGACGTGGTGTTTATACAGGACTACCACCTCATGCTCCTGCCCAAGCTCCTGCGGGAGCGTGTTCCAAACCCCATAGGGTTCTTCTTCCACATCCCCTGGCCCTCCAGCGGGGTGTTCCGCGTCCTGCCCTGGGGGAAAGCTCTGGTGGAAGGCCTCTTAGGTGCTGACCTCATCGGGTTCCATACTTCGGAGTACGCGGAAAACTTCCTCAGAACCGCCGCCCACTACGGCTTCCCCATAGAGGGCAACCGGGTTCGGTGGGGGGACCGCTGGATTCGGGTAGAGGTTCACCCCCTAGGCATAGACACCGCCCGCTTCCGGGAGCTGGTTCGGGACAAAAGGGTCCAAGAGCACGCCCAAGCGTTGAAGCACCTCGCAGGCAAGCGGCTCATCCTTGGAGTAGACCGCTTGGACTACACCAAGGGCATTCTGGAAAGGCTTTTGGCCTACGAACGGTTCCTGCGTACCCACCCCCACTGGCGGGGCAAGGTGACCCTATTCCAGATCGCCACCCCTACCCGCACCAGCGTGGCGGAATACCGGGAGCTCAAACGCCAGGTGGACGAGGTGGTGGGGCGGATCATGGGAAGCTTCCTGCGGGAGGACTGGATCCCCTTGCGGTACTTCTACCAGGCCTTTCCCCCAGAGGAGCTGGTGGCCTTCTACCTAGCGGCGGACGTCGCGCTCATCACCCCTTTGCGGGACGGCATGAACCTGGTGGCCCTGGAGTACGCCTACACCTCGGAAGAAGGGATACTCATCCTATCCAACCTGGCGGGGGCGGCCGAATACCTCAGAGAAGCCCTCTTGGTCAACCCCTATGACCTCGAGGGCATCGGGGCCGCCCTGGATCAGGCCCTGCGCACCCCTAAGGGGGCGCGCCAGGAAAGGCTTCAGGCCCTTTGGGATCGCATAGACGGCCTGGACGTAAAGCGGTGGGCGGAGGGCTTTCTCCATTCGTTGGCGGAGGGGAGATGA
- a CDS encoding phosphodiester glycosidase family protein, producing the protein MLPASKLGLSVTQENGATTFHKDGLSFTYVEGLGWIPPLEAGLPPPQGAMLPVEVVRAVGLVAAPEAGVRYSASANRLRLVFDLPEGDAVQPTPSSLAPYPGSLELSLPYFAPGLEAVRPAGVGVEARYELQSTLLRLQAPPGRFYRYRTFLLSNPSRYVLDVYYLEPERQETLMPGFRYREVWAWTPEPVRMYWLEAAPGSWRMEPVGRPGERKVLPEMAPGALAILNGGYFDGRTGTPIGLWVRGGVPLSFPYGRSALFWQDGSIFAGRPQFAASVQLMDGRSVRVGVNLNRAKYTAHTLAGPVGRPGENVHIVQGDRIVATYPAPHELPEGYWALTFPAEAPIARTGETLRLMISLEPPTNYALEAGPLLIQSGANVFDPNAEPFRDRAPVEAVAAQSVVAWSQEGALYFIVTEPMRPEALARVLQEQGFWGAIRMDGGGSAQLWVQGRLRNPGNGLLGVRPVVNGLALYPKP; encoded by the coding sequence ATGCTTCCGGCCTCTAAGCTGGGGCTGAGCGTGACCCAGGAGAACGGGGCCACCACCTTTCACAAGGATGGGCTGAGTTTTACCTATGTGGAGGGCCTGGGCTGGATCCCCCCATTGGAAGCCGGCCTGCCCCCGCCCCAGGGGGCCATGCTGCCGGTAGAGGTAGTCCGGGCGGTGGGCCTGGTGGCGGCGCCGGAAGCCGGGGTGCGCTACTCGGCCAGCGCCAACCGCCTGCGCCTGGTCTTCGATCTGCCCGAGGGCGACGCGGTGCAGCCCACGCCCTCCAGCCTGGCCCCGTACCCGGGCTCCCTCGAGCTGAGCCTGCCCTACTTCGCCCCGGGCCTCGAGGCGGTGCGGCCTGCCGGGGTGGGGGTAGAGGCCCGCTACGAGCTGCAAAGCACCCTGCTCAGGCTGCAAGCCCCGCCGGGCCGCTTCTACCGCTACCGCACTTTTTTGCTTTCCAACCCCAGCCGCTATGTGCTGGATGTCTACTACCTCGAGCCCGAGCGCCAGGAGACCCTTATGCCGGGCTTCCGCTACCGCGAAGTGTGGGCCTGGACGCCCGAGCCGGTGCGCATGTACTGGCTCGAGGCCGCGCCCGGTAGCTGGCGCATGGAGCCGGTGGGCCGCCCCGGTGAGCGCAAGGTGTTGCCGGAGATGGCCCCTGGGGCCCTGGCCATCCTGAACGGGGGCTACTTCGATGGCCGAACCGGAACGCCCATTGGCCTCTGGGTGCGCGGGGGGGTGCCTCTGAGCTTTCCCTACGGGCGCAGCGCGCTGTTCTGGCAGGATGGGAGTATATTCGCCGGACGGCCGCAGTTTGCGGCCTCGGTGCAGCTCATGGATGGGCGCAGCGTTCGGGTGGGGGTCAACCTCAACCGAGCGAAATACACCGCGCACACCCTGGCCGGGCCGGTGGGGCGCCCGGGAGAGAACGTGCACATCGTGCAGGGCGACCGGATTGTTGCTACCTACCCTGCCCCGCACGAACTGCCTGAGGGCTACTGGGCGCTCACCTTTCCTGCCGAAGCCCCCATCGCCCGCACCGGCGAGACCCTGCGGCTGATGATCAGCCTCGAGCCCCCAACCAACTACGCGCTCGAGGCCGGCCCTTTGCTCATCCAAAGCGGGGCCAACGTCTTCGACCCCAACGCCGAGCCCTTCCGCGACCGCGCCCCGGTAGAGGCGGTGGCGGCCCAGTCGGTGGTGGCCTGGTCACAGGAGGGGGCGCTCTACTTTATCGTGACCGAGCCCATGCGCCCCGAGGCGCTGGCCCGGGTGCTGCAGGAGCAGGGCTTCTGGGGAGCCATCCGCATGGATGGAGGCGGCTCGGCCCAGCTCTGGGTGCAGGGGCGTTTGCGCAATCCGGGCAATGGCCTGCTGGGGGTGCGCCCGGTGGTGAACGGGCTGGCGCTGTACCCCAAGCCATAG